The proteins below are encoded in one region of uncultured Desulfovibrio sp.:
- a CDS encoding histidinol-phosphatase, producing the protein MITIDLHTHTRYSHGRNTPDEMYAAAEAAGLRLYGFSEHSPRPLGYNYSKEYREQLAAHLPDYVREVQALKTRAAADPARCQVLFGMEFDWLSGAEDFVRQAAASQNFDYRLGSVHYLQTWGFDDKAEDWDLSQDACDRHYEAYFAAWRAMIASGLFDIAAHPDLIKIFSVQKFHTWLARPDSVALVRTALGELRDAGMAMEISSAGLRKPCREIYPCPTIMRLAAELELPVTFASDAHSVDDMAYAFPQLANYARAFGFQESVWFDNGTMHRQAF; encoded by the coding sequence ATGATCACCATTGACCTGCATACCCATACCCGCTACTCCCACGGCCGCAATACGCCGGATGAAATGTATGCCGCCGCCGAAGCCGCCGGCCTGCGTCTGTACGGCTTCAGCGAACATTCCCCCCGCCCGCTGGGCTACAACTACAGCAAGGAATACCGCGAACAGCTCGCGGCCCATCTGCCCGACTATGTGCGTGAGGTGCAGGCCCTCAAGACCCGCGCCGCCGCCGATCCCGCCCGTTGCCAGGTGCTCTTCGGCATGGAATTCGACTGGCTGAGCGGCGCAGAGGACTTCGTGCGCCAGGCTGCCGCCTCGCAGAACTTTGACTACCGCCTGGGCAGTGTCCACTATCTCCAGACCTGGGGCTTTGACGACAAGGCAGAAGACTGGGACCTGTCGCAGGATGCCTGCGACCGCCATTATGAAGCCTATTTCGCCGCCTGGCGGGCCATGATTGCCTCCGGCCTGTTTGACATTGCCGCCCATCCCGACCTCATCAAGATTTTCAGCGTGCAAAAGTTCCATACCTGGCTGGCCCGTCCCGACAGCGTGGCCCTGGTGCGCACGGCCCTTGGCGAACTGCGCGATGCCGGCATGGCCATGGAAATCTCCTCCGCCGGCCTGCGCAAGCCCTGCCGCGAAATCTACCCCTGCCCCACCATCATGCGCCTGGCCGCCGAGCTGGAACTGCCCGTCACCTTCGCTTCCGACGCCCACAGCGTGGACGACATGGCCTATGCCTTCCCGCAGCTGGCAAACTATGCCCGGGCCTTCGGCTTCCAGGAAAGCGTCTGGTTTGATAACGGCACCATGCACCGTCAGGCATTCTAG
- a CDS encoding ATP-binding cassette domain-containing protein: protein MNDLVFVDNVSLFLPGDPAHEWALRHISWHIGRGEHCALMGANGAGKSTLLRLLRGELWPAQGRVVWNGPDGPEEAPLAGRAMSALVSPGQQEQYQRHAWYITGRELLLTGFEDTPLLYSYSQTQREQLVADMARRLDALPLLDRLVPEVSQGQLRLLLLGRALVRRPALLLLDECTDGLDDDHRQRFLALLDEVREDSTIIMSTHRPDQLPAWCRRIRWVDAGCLMPPDWQPPHDDDDDGDADTPPSPLPRCARGPAGNKTSGKTGGETGGKTDDGADVLLDVRHATVFIDRKEVLHDICWQLRRGEHWRITGANGSGKSTFLRMLAGDEFVADGGSISRFLPGQGGKTVVLSDIRKAVRLVSDLSQALYGYNLSALELVCSGWDNTVGNYRDYSAAELEEARAVMRRLDCLSLAETSIRLLSTGQLRRLFLARALLGGPDILLLDEPCSGLDEHGRHQYLALLDRLATQGIHFVFVSHLASDGPSCLNRTAHMEDGRLRIVS, encoded by the coding sequence ATGAACGATCTTGTTTTCGTGGACAATGTCAGCCTGTTTCTGCCGGGGGATCCTGCGCACGAATGGGCCTTGCGCCATATCAGCTGGCACATCGGCCGGGGCGAGCACTGCGCCCTCATGGGCGCCAACGGCGCGGGCAAATCCACCCTGCTGCGTCTGCTGCGGGGGGAACTGTGGCCCGCCCAGGGCCGCGTCGTCTGGAACGGCCCCGATGGGCCGGAAGAGGCCCCGCTGGCCGGCCGGGCCATGAGCGCCCTGGTTTCCCCCGGCCAGCAGGAGCAGTACCAGCGCCATGCCTGGTACATCACGGGCCGGGAACTGCTGCTCACCGGCTTTGAAGACACCCCCCTGCTCTACAGCTATTCGCAGACCCAGCGCGAACAGCTGGTGGCGGACATGGCTCGCCGCCTGGATGCCCTGCCGCTGCTGGACAGGCTGGTGCCCGAGGTTTCGCAGGGGCAGCTGCGCCTGCTGCTGCTGGGCCGCGCCCTGGTACGGCGCCCGGCCCTGCTGCTGCTGGACGAATGCACCGACGGTCTGGACGATGACCACCGCCAGCGTTTTCTTGCGCTGCTCGACGAGGTCAGGGAAGACAGCACCATCATCATGAGCACCCACCGCCCGGATCAGCTGCCGGCCTGGTGCCGCCGCATTCGCTGGGTGGATGCCGGGTGCCTCATGCCCCCGGACTGGCAGCCGCCGCACGACGATGACGACGATGGCGACGCGGACACTCCACCTTCTCCCCTGCCCCGCTGTGCCCGCGGCCCCGCCGGCAACAAGACCAGCGGCAAAACTGGCGGCGAAACCGGCGGCAAGACTGACGACGGGGCAGACGTTCTGCTGGACGTGCGCCATGCCACGGTCTTCATCGACCGCAAGGAAGTGCTGCACGACATCTGCTGGCAGCTCCGCCGGGGCGAGCACTGGCGCATCACCGGGGCCAATGGTTCGGGCAAGTCCACCTTTCTGCGCATGCTGGCCGGTGACGAATTTGTGGCCGATGGTGGCAGCATCAGCCGCTTTCTACCCGGACAGGGTGGAAAAACCGTGGTACTTTCCGACATCCGCAAGGCGGTGCGCCTGGTCAGCGACCTGTCACAGGCCCTGTACGGCTACAATCTTTCGGCCCTGGAGCTGGTCTGCTCCGGCTGGGACAATACGGTAGGCAACTATCGGGACTATTCCGCCGCCGAGCTGGAAGAAGCCCGCGCCGTCATGCGCCGCCTGGACTGTCTGTCCCTGGCGGAAACCTCCATCCGCCTGCTGTCCACGGGCCAGCTGCGCCGTCTCTTTCTGGCCCGCGCCCTGCTGGGCGGTCCCGACATCCTGCTGCTGGACGAACCCTGCTCCGGGCTGGACGAGCACGGCCGGCATCAGTACCTTGCCCTGCTGGACCGCCTGGCCACGCAGGGCATCCACTTTGTCTTTGTCTCCCATCTGGCCAGCGACGGACCATCCTGCCTCAACCGCACGGCACATATGGAAGACGGCCGCCTGCGCATCGTGTCCTAG